One stretch of Saccharopolyspora erythraea DNA includes these proteins:
- a CDS encoding type I polyketide synthase, translated as MRAHLDQFSGAGVEGAGAALARDERADTGPHRAVVVASSTSELLDGLAAVADGRPHASVVRGVARPSAPVVLVFPGQGAQWAGMAGELLGESTVFADAMDACARAFEPVTDWSLAQVLDSPEQLRRVEVVQPALFAVQTSLAALWRSFGVTPDAVVGHSIGELAAAHVCGAAGAADAARAAALWSREMIPLVGNGDMAAVALSADEIAPRIARWDDDVVLAGVNGPRSVLLTGSPEPIARRVQELSAEGVRAQVINVSMAAHSAQVDDIAEGMRSALAWFAPGASEVPFYASLTGGALDTRELVADYWRRSFRLPVRFDEAIRSALEAGPGTFVEASPHPVLAAALQQTLDAEGSSAAVVPTLQRGQGGMRRFLLAAAQAFTGGVSVDWTAAYGDVAAEPGVLPEFAPAEEDDEPAEVGVDWNAPPHVLRERLLAVVNGETAALAGREADAEATFRELGLDSVLAAQLRARVSAAIGREVNIALLYDHPTPRALAEALAAGTEVAQREIPARTNDAAPDEPVAVVAMACRLPGGVSTPEEFWELLSQGRDAVGGLPTDRGWDLDSLFHPDPSRSGTAHQRGGGFLTEATAFDPAFFGMSPREALAVDPQQRLMLELSWEVLERAGIPPSSLQASPTGVFVGLIPQEYGPRLAEGGEGVEGYLMTGTTTSVASGRIAYTLGLEGPAISVDTACSSSLVAVHLACQSLRRGESSLAMAGGVTVMPTPGMLVDFSRMNSLAPDGRCKAFSAGANGFGMAEGAGMLLLERLSDARRNGHPVLAVLRGTAVNSDGASNGLSAPNGRAQVRVIQQALAESGLGPGDVDAVEAHGTGTRLGDPVEARALFEAYGRDRERPLRLGSVKSNLGHTQAAAGVAGVIKMVLAMRAGTLPRTLHASERSEEIDWSSGAISLLDEPESWPAGGRPRRAGVSSFGISGTNAHAIIEEAPQVVEGERVAVGDVVAPWVLSASSADGLRAQAARLAAHVREHPGQDTRDIAYSLATGRAALPHRAAFAPVDESAALRVLDGLATGNADGAAVGTGRSQQRAVFVFPGQGWQWAGMAVDLLDTAPVFAAALRECADALEPHLDFEVIPFLRAEAARREQDAALSTDRVDVVQPVMFAVMVSLASMWRAHGVEPAAVIGHSQGEIAAACVAGALSLDDAARVVALRSRVIATMPGNGGMASIGAPADEVSARIGEGVEIAAVNGPRSVVVAGDSDELDRLVASCTAEGIRAKRLAVDYASHSSHVEAIRDALHAELGEDFRPLPGFVPFFSTVTGRWTLPDELDAGYWYRNLRRTVRFEDAVRALAEQGYRTFLEVSAHPILTAAIEEIGDGPGAGITAVHSLRRGDGTLADFGEALSRAFAAGVAVDWESVHLGTGARRVPLPTYPFQRERVWLEPNPVARRCAEADEVSTLRYRIEWRPTGAGESARLDGTWLVAKYAGTADEVSAAAREALESAGARVRELVVDARCGRDELAERLRSAGEVAGVVSLLAVDEPELEEAPLALASLADTLSLVQAMASVELECPLWTVTESAVATGPFERVRNAAHGALWGVGRVIALENPAVWGGLVDVPAGSVAELSRHIAAVVSGSTGEDQLALRADGVYGRRWVRGAATAADGEWKPTGTVLVTGGTGGVGRQVARWLARRGAPHLLLVSRSGPDTDGVGELVAELEELGARTTVAACDVTDRESVRELLGGIGGDVPLSAVFHAAATLDDGTVDTLTGERIERANRAKVLGARNLHELTRELDLTAFVLFSSFASAFGAPGLGGYAPGNAYLDGLAQQRRSDGLPATAVAWGTWAGSGMAEGPVADRFRRHGVIEMPPETACRALQSALDRAEICPIVIDVRWDRFLLAYTAQRPTRLFDEIEDARRATPQTAAEPEVGALAALPAPEREKAVFELVRSHAAAVLGHASAERVPADQAFAELGVDSLSALELRNRLGAATGVRLPTTTVFDYPDVRTLAAHLTAELGGGAGEEQAAPATTAPVDEPIAIVGMACRLPGEVDSPERLWELITSGRDSAAEVPGDRGWVPDELMASDAAGTRRAHGNFMADAGDFDAAFFGISPREALAMDPQQRQALETTWEALESAGIPPETLRGSDTGVFVGMSHQGYATGRPRPEDGVDGYLLTGNTASVASGRIAYVLGLEGPALTVDTACSSSLVAVHTACGSLRDGDCGLAVAGGVSVMAGPEVFTEFSRQGALSPDGRCKPFSDQADGFGLGEGSAFVVLQRLSEARREGRRVLGVVAGSAVNQDGASNGLSAPSGVAQQRVIRRAWARAGITGADIGVVEAHGTGTRLGDPVEASALLATYGRSRCSAGPVLLGSVKSNIGHAQAAAGVAGVIKVLLGLERGVVPPMLCRGERSGLIDWSSGEIELADGVREWAPAADGVRRAGVSAFGVSGTNAHVIIAEPPEPESVPQPRRILPGTGVVPVVLSARTGTAVRAQARRLADHLAAHPGIAPADVSWTMARARQHFEERAAVLAADTAEAVHRLRAVADGAVVPGVVTGSASDGGSVFVFPGQGAQWEGMARGLLPVPVFAESIAECDAVLSEVAGFSVSEVLEQRPDAPSLERVDVVQPVLFAVMVSLARLWRACGAVPSAVIGHSQGEIAAAVVAGALSLEDGVRVVALRSKAVRAVAGRGSMLSVRGGRSDVEKLLADDSWTGRLEVAAVNGPDAVVVAGDAPAAREFLEYCEGVGIRARAIPVDYASHTAHVEPVRDELVQALAGITPRPAEVPFFSTLTGDFVDGTELDAGYWYRNLRHPVEFHSAVQALTDQGYATFIEVSPHPVLAASIQETLDDAESDAAVLGTLERDAGDADRFLAALADAHTRGVAVDWEAVLGRAGLVDLPGYPFQGKRFWLLPDRTAPRDELDDWFYRVDWTEVPRSESAALGDRWLVVVPEGYEENGWTAEVRAALAEAGAEPEVTRGVAGLVGDCAGVVSLLALEDDGAARTLALVQALDAAGIEAPLWTVTFDAVDAGGPVNRPDQAKLWGLGQVASLERGPRWTGVVDLPQTPDPALRGRLTAVLAGSEDQVAVRADAVRARRLSPAHVTATSEYAVPGGTILVTGGTAGLGAEVARWLAGRGAEHLALVSRRGPDTEGVDALTAELTRLGARVSVHSCDVSSREPVRELVHGLIEQGDVVRGVVHAAGLPQQVALNDMDEAAFNDVVAVKAGGAVHLDELCPDAELFLLFSSGAGVWGSTRQGAYAAGNAFLDAFAQHRRGRGLPATSVAWGLWAAGGMTGDEEAVSFLRERGVRAMPVPRALAALDRVLAAGETAVVVTDVDWPVFAESYTAARPRPLLDRIVTTAPSERAGEPETESLRDRLAGLPRAERTAELVRLVRTNTATVLGHDDPKAVRATTPFKELGFDSLAAVRLRNLLNAATGLRLPSTLVFDHPNASAVAGFLDAELGTEVREAPSALAGLDAVEAALPEVPATERQELAQRLERMLAALRPVAQPAASSGTGVHSSGDDLGEAGVDELLEALGRELDGD; from the coding sequence TTGCGTGCACATCTCGATCAATTTTCCGGCGCGGGTGTCGAAGGTGCCGGGGCCGCGCTCGCCCGCGACGAGCGGGCGGACACCGGTCCGCACCGCGCGGTCGTCGTCGCCTCCTCGACCTCCGAGCTGCTCGACGGCCTGGCCGCCGTCGCCGACGGCAGGCCGCACGCCTCGGTGGTCCGCGGCGTGGCCCGGCCGTCCGCTCCGGTGGTGCTGGTTTTCCCCGGCCAGGGCGCGCAATGGGCCGGGATGGCGGGCGAACTCCTCGGCGAGTCAACGGTTTTCGCCGACGCGATGGACGCGTGCGCGCGGGCGTTCGAGCCCGTCACCGACTGGTCGCTGGCACAGGTCCTGGATTCTCCCGAGCAGTTGCGCCGCGTCGAGGTCGTCCAGCCCGCCCTGTTCGCGGTGCAGACCTCGCTTGCCGCGCTCTGGCGTTCCTTCGGCGTGACGCCCGACGCCGTGGTGGGCCACAGCATCGGCGAACTGGCCGCCGCGCACGTGTGCGGTGCCGCGGGCGCCGCCGACGCCGCGCGGGCAGCCGCGCTGTGGAGCCGCGAGATGATTCCGTTGGTGGGCAACGGAGACATGGCCGCCGTCGCGCTCTCCGCCGACGAGATCGCGCCGCGCATCGCGCGGTGGGACGACGACGTGGTGCTCGCCGGGGTCAACGGTCCGCGCTCGGTGCTGCTGACCGGGTCGCCGGAACCGATCGCGCGCCGGGTCCAGGAGCTTTCGGCCGAAGGGGTTCGCGCCCAGGTCATCAACGTGTCGATGGCGGCGCACTCGGCGCAGGTCGACGACATCGCCGAGGGCATGCGCTCGGCCCTGGCGTGGTTCGCGCCCGGTGCCTCGGAGGTGCCCTTCTACGCCAGCCTCACCGGAGGCGCGCTGGACACCCGGGAGCTGGTGGCCGACTACTGGCGCCGCAGCTTCCGGTTGCCGGTGCGCTTCGACGAGGCGATCCGGTCCGCCCTCGAGGCCGGTCCCGGCACGTTCGTCGAAGCGAGCCCGCACCCGGTGCTGGCCGCCGCGCTCCAGCAGACGCTCGACGCCGAGGGCTCCTCGGCCGCGGTGGTCCCGACGCTGCAACGCGGTCAGGGCGGCATGCGGCGGTTCCTGCTGGCCGCGGCCCAGGCGTTCACCGGCGGCGTGTCGGTCGACTGGACCGCCGCCTACGGCGACGTGGCGGCCGAACCTGGGGTACTACCGGAGTTCGCGCCAGCCGAGGAGGACGACGAACCGGCCGAGGTCGGCGTCGACTGGAACGCGCCCCCGCACGTGCTGCGCGAACGGCTGCTCGCGGTCGTGAACGGCGAGACCGCCGCGTTGGCGGGCCGTGAGGCCGACGCCGAGGCCACCTTCCGCGAGCTGGGTCTGGACTCGGTGCTGGCCGCGCAGTTGCGCGCCAGGGTGAGCGCCGCGATCGGGCGCGAGGTCAACATCGCGCTCCTCTACGACCACCCGACTCCGCGTGCGCTCGCCGAGGCGCTCGCGGCGGGAACCGAGGTCGCACAACGGGAAATTCCCGCGCGGACGAATGATGCGGCGCCGGACGAACCGGTCGCGGTGGTCGCGATGGCCTGCCGGCTGCCCGGTGGTGTGAGCACCCCCGAGGAGTTCTGGGAGCTGCTGTCGCAGGGCCGCGACGCGGTGGGAGGACTGCCGACCGACCGCGGCTGGGACCTGGACTCGCTGTTCCACCCCGACCCCTCCCGGTCGGGCACCGCGCATCAGCGCGGCGGCGGTTTCCTGACCGAGGCGACCGCGTTCGACCCGGCCTTCTTCGGCATGTCCCCGCGCGAGGCGCTGGCCGTCGACCCGCAGCAGCGGCTCATGCTCGAGCTCTCCTGGGAAGTGCTGGAACGGGCGGGAATCCCGCCGTCCTCGTTGCAGGCGTCGCCCACGGGCGTGTTCGTCGGCCTGATCCCGCAGGAGTACGGCCCGCGGCTGGCCGAGGGCGGCGAAGGCGTCGAGGGCTACCTGATGACCGGTACGACCACGAGCGTCGCCTCCGGCCGCATCGCCTACACGCTCGGCCTGGAGGGCCCGGCGATCAGCGTGGACACCGCGTGCTCGTCCTCGCTGGTCGCGGTGCACCTGGCGTGCCAGTCGCTGCGGCGCGGCGAGTCGTCGCTGGCGATGGCGGGCGGGGTCACGGTGATGCCGACGCCGGGCATGCTGGTGGACTTCAGCCGGATGAACTCGCTGGCGCCGGACGGCCGGTGCAAGGCGTTCTCCGCGGGCGCCAACGGTTTCGGCATGGCCGAGGGCGCCGGGATGCTACTGCTGGAGCGGCTGTCGGACGCCCGCCGCAACGGCCACCCGGTGCTCGCCGTGCTCAGGGGGACTGCGGTCAACTCCGACGGCGCGAGCAACGGGCTGTCGGCGCCCAACGGGCGGGCGCAGGTGCGGGTGATCCAGCAGGCGCTGGCCGAGTCCGGTCTCGGACCCGGCGACGTCGACGCCGTCGAGGCGCACGGCACGGGAACCCGGCTCGGCGACCCGGTCGAGGCGCGGGCGCTGTTCGAGGCGTATGGCCGTGACCGGGAGCGGCCGCTGCGCCTGGGCTCGGTCAAGTCGAACCTCGGCCACACCCAGGCAGCCGCCGGGGTGGCAGGCGTGATCAAGATGGTGCTGGCGATGCGCGCGGGCACCCTTCCCCGCACCCTGCACGCATCGGAGCGGTCCGAGGAGATCGACTGGTCCTCCGGTGCGATCAGCCTGCTGGACGAGCCGGAGTCGTGGCCCGCGGGTGGGCGGCCGCGGCGGGCGGGGGTCTCGTCGTTCGGGATCAGCGGCACCAACGCGCACGCGATCATCGAGGAAGCCCCGCAGGTCGTCGAAGGCGAGCGGGTGGCGGTCGGCGACGTCGTGGCGCCCTGGGTGCTTTCGGCGAGCAGCGCGGACGGTCTGCGCGCACAGGCGGCGCGGCTGGCCGCGCACGTGCGCGAGCACCCAGGTCAGGACACGCGCGACATCGCGTACTCGCTCGCGACGGGCAGGGCCGCGCTGCCCCACCGCGCCGCCTTCGCTCCTGTCGACGAGTCCGCGGCGCTGCGCGTGCTCGACGGTCTCGCGACAGGAAATGCCGACGGTGCCGCCGTGGGCACGGGCCGGTCGCAGCAGCGCGCCGTCTTCGTCTTCCCCGGTCAGGGCTGGCAGTGGGCGGGCATGGCCGTCGACCTGCTCGACACCGCCCCGGTCTTCGCCGCGGCGCTGCGCGAGTGCGCCGACGCGCTCGAACCGCACCTGGACTTCGAGGTGATCCCGTTCCTGCGCGCGGAAGCCGCGCGGCGGGAGCAGGACGCCGCGCTGTCGACCGACCGCGTGGACGTGGTGCAGCCGGTGATGTTCGCGGTCATGGTCTCGCTGGCGTCGATGTGGCGCGCCCACGGCGTCGAGCCGGCCGCGGTCATCGGGCACTCCCAGGGCGAGATCGCCGCCGCGTGCGTCGCGGGCGCGCTCTCCCTGGACGACGCCGCGCGTGTGGTCGCACTGCGCAGCCGGGTCATCGCCACCATGCCCGGAAACGGGGGCATGGCTTCGATCGGCGCCCCGGCCGACGAGGTCAGCGCGCGGATCGGCGAAGGCGTCGAGATCGCGGCTGTCAACGGTCCGCGCTCGGTGGTGGTCGCCGGTGACAGCGACGAGCTGGACCGGTTGGTCGCTTCCTGCACCGCCGAGGGCATCCGTGCCAAGCGCCTGGCCGTGGACTACGCGTCGCACTCCTCGCACGTCGAGGCGATCCGCGACGCGTTGCACGCCGAGTTGGGTGAGGACTTCCGCCCGCTGCCGGGTTTCGTGCCGTTCTTCTCCACCGTCACCGGGCGCTGGACGCTGCCGGACGAGCTCGACGCCGGGTACTGGTACCGCAACCTGCGCCGGACCGTGCGGTTCGAGGACGCCGTCCGCGCCCTCGCCGAGCAGGGGTACCGGACGTTCCTGGAGGTCAGCGCGCACCCGATCCTCACCGCCGCGATCGAGGAGATCGGCGACGGACCGGGCGCAGGCATCACCGCCGTCCACTCGCTGCGCCGCGGTGACGGCACCCTCGCCGACTTCGGCGAAGCGCTCTCCCGCGCGTTCGCCGCCGGTGTCGCGGTGGACTGGGAGTCGGTGCACCTGGGCACCGGAGCGCGCCGGGTGCCGTTGCCGACCTACCCATTCCAGCGCGAGCGCGTCTGGCTGGAACCGAATCCGGTGGCGCGCCGATGCGCCGAGGCCGACGAGGTTTCCACGCTGCGCTACCGCATCGAGTGGCGGCCCACCGGTGCGGGCGAATCCGCCCGGCTCGACGGCACGTGGCTGGTGGCGAAGTACGCCGGAACCGCGGACGAGGTGAGCGCTGCGGCACGGGAGGCCCTGGAGTCGGCCGGGGCACGGGTCCGCGAACTGGTCGTGGACGCCCGCTGCGGGCGCGACGAACTCGCGGAGCGGTTGCGTTCGGCCGGCGAGGTGGCCGGGGTGGTGTCGCTGCTGGCGGTGGACGAACCGGAGCTGGAGGAAGCGCCGCTGGCGTTGGCTTCGCTCGCGGACACGCTCAGCCTTGTGCAGGCGATGGCGTCCGTGGAACTTGAGTGTCCGTTGTGGACGGTGACGGAAAGCGCCGTCGCGACCGGGCCGTTCGAGCGCGTCCGCAACGCCGCGCACGGCGCCCTGTGGGGCGTAGGGCGGGTCATCGCGCTGGAGAATCCCGCCGTGTGGGGTGGCTTGGTCGACGTGCCCGCGGGGTCCGTCGCCGAGCTGTCCCGGCACATCGCGGCGGTCGTGTCCGGCAGCACCGGTGAGGACCAGCTCGCGCTGCGCGCCGACGGCGTGTACGGACGCCGGTGGGTGCGGGGGGCGGCCACGGCGGCCGACGGCGAGTGGAAGCCGACCGGAACCGTGCTGGTCACCGGTGGTACGGGCGGCGTCGGCAGGCAGGTCGCGCGCTGGCTCGCCCGGCGGGGCGCGCCGCACCTGCTGCTGGTGAGCCGCAGCGGGCCGGACACGGACGGCGTCGGCGAACTGGTCGCCGAGCTGGAAGAGCTGGGCGCCCGGACGACCGTCGCGGCCTGCGACGTGACCGACCGCGAGTCGGTCCGCGAGCTGCTGGGCGGCATCGGCGGCGACGTCCCCCTCTCTGCGGTGTTCCACGCCGCCGCCACGCTCGACGACGGCACCGTGGACACCCTCACCGGCGAGCGCATCGAGCGGGCCAACCGCGCCAAGGTGCTCGGCGCGCGCAACCTGCACGAGCTGACGCGCGAGCTGGACCTGACAGCCTTCGTCCTGTTCTCGTCCTTCGCCTCGGCCTTCGGCGCCCCCGGGCTCGGCGGCTACGCGCCGGGCAACGCCTACCTCGACGGCCTCGCCCAGCAGCGGCGCAGCGACGGACTGCCCGCGACCGCCGTGGCGTGGGGGACGTGGGCGGGCAGCGGGATGGCCGAAGGCCCCGTGGCCGACCGCTTCCGCAGGCACGGCGTCATCGAGATGCCTCCCGAGACGGCCTGCCGGGCTTTGCAGAGCGCGCTGGACCGCGCCGAGATCTGCCCGATCGTCATCGACGTCAGGTGGGACCGGTTCCTGCTCGCCTACACCGCGCAGCGGCCGACCAGGCTGTTCGACGAGATCGAGGACGCGCGCCGGGCGACGCCGCAGACCGCCGCCGAACCGGAGGTGGGCGCTTTGGCGGCGCTGCCAGCGCCGGAGCGCGAGAAGGCGGTGTTCGAGCTCGTGCGCTCGCACGCGGCCGCGGTCCTCGGCCACGCATCGGCCGAGCGGGTGCCCGCCGACCAGGCGTTCGCGGAGCTCGGCGTGGACTCGCTGTCGGCGCTGGAGCTGCGCAACCGGCTCGGCGCCGCGACCGGTGTCCGCCTGCCTACGACGACCGTGTTCGACTACCCGGACGTGCGGACTTTGGCGGCGCACCTGACCGCCGAACTCGGTGGTGGAGCAGGGGAAGAGCAGGCCGCACCGGCGACCACGGCCCCTGTCGACGAGCCGATCGCGATCGTCGGCATGGCCTGCCGGCTTCCCGGCGAAGTCGACTCCCCGGAGCGGCTGTGGGAGCTGATCACCTCGGGGCGCGACTCCGCCGCCGAGGTCCCCGGTGACCGGGGCTGGGTCCCCGACGAGCTGATGGCCTCCGACGCCGCGGGAACCCGCCGCGCCCACGGCAACTTCATGGCGGACGCCGGTGACTTCGACGCGGCGTTCTTCGGGATCTCGCCGCGCGAGGCACTGGCGATGGACCCGCAGCAGCGCCAGGCGCTGGAGACGACGTGGGAGGCGCTGGAAAGCGCGGGCATCCCGCCGGAGACGTTGCGCGGCAGCGACACCGGCGTGTTCGTCGGCATGTCCCACCAGGGCTACGCGACCGGGCGTCCGCGCCCGGAGGACGGTGTCGACGGATACCTGCTCACCGGCAACACCGCGAGCGTCGCTTCTGGGCGCATCGCATACGTGCTGGGACTGGAGGGCCCGGCGCTGACGGTTGATACGGCGTGTTCGTCGTCGCTGGTGGCGGTGCACACGGCGTGTGGTTCGTTGCGGGACGGGGACTGCGGTCTCGCGGTCGCTGGTGGTGTGTCGGTGATGGCGGGCCCGGAGGTGTTCACCGAGTTTTCGCGCCAAGGCGCGCTGTCGCCGGACGGCCGGTGCAAGCCCTTCTCGGACCAGGCCGACGGTTTCGGGCTGGGGGAGGGTTCGGCGTTCGTCGTGCTCCAGCGGTTGTCCGAAGCCCGGCGGGAGGGGCGCCGCGTGCTGGGCGTGGTGGCCGGTTCGGCGGTGAACCAGGACGGCGCGAGCAACGGGCTGTCGGCGCCGAGCGGAGTCGCGCAGCAGCGGGTCATCCGCCGGGCGTGGGCGCGTGCGGGCATCACGGGCGCCGACATCGGTGTTGTCGAGGCGCATGGAACCGGTACGCGGCTGGGTGATCCGGTGGAGGCGTCGGCGTTGCTGGCGACCTACGGCCGGTCGCGCTGTTCGGCGGGTCCGGTGCTGCTGGGTTCGGTGAAGTCGAACATCGGTCACGCGCAGGCGGCCGCGGGTGTCGCGGGCGTGATCAAGGTGCTGCTCGGCCTGGAACGCGGCGTGGTGCCGCCGATGCTGTGCCGGGGTGAGCGCTCGGGCCTCATCGACTGGTCCTCCGGCGAGATCGAGCTCGCCGACGGCGTGCGGGAGTGGGCGCCCGCCGCGGACGGGGTGCGCCGTGCCGGCGTGTCGGCGTTCGGGGTGAGCGGGACGAACGCGCACGTGATCATCGCCGAGCCGCCGGAACCGGAGTCCGTGCCGCAACCGCGCCGCATCCTGCCCGGGACCGGAGTGGTGCCGGTGGTGCTGTCGGCCAGGACCGGAACGGCGGTGCGGGCACAGGCCCGCAGGCTCGCCGACCACCTCGCCGCGCATCCCGGGATCGCACCGGCGGACGTGAGCTGGACGATGGCGCGGGCCCGCCAGCACTTCGAGGAGCGGGCCGCGGTGCTCGCCGCCGACACCGCCGAGGCCGTGCACCGGTTGCGGGCGGTGGCCGACGGTGCCGTGGTCCCCGGCGTTGTCACCGGCAGTGCCTCCGACGGTGGTTCGGTGTTCGTCTTTCCGGGTCAGGGTGCTCAGTGGGAGGGCATGGCGCGGGGCTTGCTCCCGGTGCCCGTTTTCGCGGAGTCGATCGCCGAGTGCGATGCGGTGTTGTCGGAGGTGGCCGGGTTCTCGGTGTCCGAGGTGCTGGAGCAGCGTCCGGACGCGCCGTCGCTGGAGCGGGTCGACGTCGTCCAGCCGGTGCTGTTCGCGGTGATGGTGTCGCTGGCGCGGTTGTGGCGTGCCTGCGGCGCCGTTCCGTCGGCCGTCATCGGGCACTCGCAGGGTGAGATCGCCGCCGCGGTGGTGGCTGGGGCGTTGTCGCTGGAGGACGGCGTGCGCGTCGTCGCCCTCCGGTCGAAGGCGGTGCGCGCGGTCGCGGGCCGGGGGAGCATGCTCTCGGTGCGCGGCGGCCGCTCCGACGTCGAGAAGCTCCTCGCCGACGACAGCTGGACCGGCAGGCTGGAGGTCGCCGCGGTCAACGGACCCGACGCCGTGGTGGTGGCCGGTGACGCCCCGGCGGCGCGCGAGTTCCTGGAGTACTGCGAGGGCGTGGGCATCCGCGCCCGCGCGATCCCGGTGGACTACGCCTCGCACACCGCGCACGTCGAACCCGTGCGCGACGAACTGGTCCAGGCGCTGGCCGGGATCACCCCGCGACCGGCCGAGGTGCCGTTCTTCTCGACGCTGACCGGCGACTTCGTGGACGGTACCGAGCTGGACGCCGGCTACTGGTACCGCAACCTGCGGCACCCGGTGGAGTTCCACTCCGCCGTGCAAGCGCTGACCGACCAGGGGTACGCGACCTTCATCGAGGTCAGCCCGCACCCGGTGCTGGCGGCGAGCATCCAGGAGACCCTCGACGACGCCGAGTCGGACGCGGCGGTGCTCGGGACGCTGGAACGCGACGCGGGCGACGCCGACCGCTTCCTCGCGGCGCTCGCCGACGCGCACACGCGCGGCGTCGCGGTCGACTGGGAAGCGGTGCTGGGCCGGGCCGGACTGGTCGACCTGCCGGGCTATCCCTTCCAGGGCAAGCGGTTCTGGCTGCTGCCGGACCGCACCGCCCCGCGCGACGAGCTCGACGACTGGTTCTACCGGGTCGACTGGACCGAGGTGCCGCGCTCCGAGTCCGCCGCGCTGGGCGACCGTTGGCTCGTGGTGGTGCCCGAGGGGTACGAGGAGAACGGCTGGACCGCCGAGGTGCGGGCGGCGCTCGCCGAGGCCGGCGCCGAACCGGAGGTCACGCGCGGCGTTGCCGGGCTGGTCGGTGACTGCGCCGGTGTGGTGTCGTTGCTCGCCCTCGAAGACGATGGTGCGGCGCGAACCCTCGCGCTGGTGCAGGCGCTCGACGCGGCGGGAATCGAAGCACCACTGTGGACGGTCACCTTCGACGCGGTCGACGCGGGCGGGCCGGTGAACCGGCCGGACCAGGCGAAGCTGTGGGGGCTGGGCCAGGTCGCGTCCCTGGAACGCGGGCCGCGCTGGACAGGCGTCGTCGACCTGCCGCAGACGCCGGACCCGGCACTGCGGGGCAGGCTGACCGCGGTGCTGGCCGGCTCGGAGGACCAGGTCGCGGTGCGGGCCGACGCCGTGCGCGCCCGGCGGCTTTCCCCCGCCCACGTGACCGCCACCTCGGAGTACGCGGTGCCGGGCGGCACGATTCTGGTCACCGGTGGCACCGCCGGTCTCGGCGCCGAGGTGGCCCGTTGGCTCGCCGGTCGCGGCGCCGAACACCTCGCGCTGGTCAGCAGGCGAGGCCCCGACACCGAGGGCGTCGACGCCCTGACCGCCGAGCTGACCCGGCTCGGCGCGCGGGTGTCGGTGCATTCGTGTGACGTCAGCAGCCGCGAGCCGGTGCGGGAGCTCGTGCACGGCCTGATCGAGCAGGGCGACGTCGTGCGCGGTGTGGTGCACGCGGCGGGCCTGCCGCAGCAGGTCGCGCTCAACGACATGGACGAGGCCGCCTTCAACGACGTGGTCGCGGTCAAGGCCGGGGGCGCGGTGCACCTGGACGAGCTGTGCCCGGACGCCGAGCTGTTCCTGCTGTTCTCCTCCGGGGCCGGGGTGTGGGGCAGCACCCGCCAGGGCGCCTACGCCGCGGGCAACGCGTTCCTGGACGCCTTCGCCCAGCACCGCCGCGGCCGGGGCCTGCCCGCCACGTCGGTGGCGTGGGGGCTGTGGGCGGCGGGCGGCATGACCGGCGACGAGGAGGCCGTGTCGTTCCTGCGCGAGCGCGGTGTGCGGGCGATGCCCGTGCCGCGCGCTCTCGCCGCGCTGGACCGGGTGCTGGCGGCCGGTGAGACGGCGGTGGTCGTGACGGACGTGGACTGGCCCGTCTTCGCCGAGTCCTACACCGCCGCCCGGCCCCGGCCGCTGCTCGACCGCATCGTCACGACCGCGCCGAGCGAGCGGGCCGGAGAACCGGAGACCGAGAGCCTGCGCGACCGGCTGGCAGGTCTGCCGCGTGCCGAGCGGACAGCGGAACTGGTGCGCCTGGTTCGCACCAACACCGCGACCGTGCTGGGCCACGACGACCCGAAGGCGGTGCGAGCGACCACGCCGTTCAAGGAGCTCGGGTTCGACTCGCTGGCGGCCGTCCGGCTGCGCAACCTGCTCAACGCGGCCACCGGACTCCGCCTGCCGTCGACGCTGGTCTTCGACCACCCGAACGCCTCCGCGGTCGCCGGTTTCCTCGATGCCGAGCTCGGCACCGAAGTCCGGGAGGCGCCGTCGGCTCTCGCCGGACTGGACGCGGTGGAGGCGGCCCTGCCCGAGGTGCCCGCAACCGAACGGCAAGAGCTGGCGCAGCGCTTGGAACGCATGCTGGCCGCGCTGCGCCCGGTCGCCCAGCCCGCCGCCTCCTCCGGAACCGGCGTCCACTCGTCCGGCGACGACCTGGGCGAGGCGGGCGTGGACGAACTGCTCGAAGCACTCGGCCGGGAGCTCGACGGCGATTGA